A window from Halomicrobium urmianum encodes these proteins:
- a CDS encoding cation:proton antiporter, which produces MSAGVLIGAVVLIIGLGVAAQVIADRLSVPSVAFLLFAGVLVGPEGLELVSPDLFSTEALRAIVGLSVGIIVFEGSFHLSVDRVREAPRETLGLVTVGALVSLVGTAVAVRVALGADWDLAVLVGSLLIATGPTVITPIMNVVPVRERVAAALETEGIVNDVTAAVLAVATFEFVTSPGETPVVVLQAFGARLALGLAVGIGVGLTLAVLLRRVDLSTDNAPRNARLIVLVGALAAYALAETRLPEAGIAAAAVAGVTLGNADVPHEDVIAEFKGDVTLLVLSFVFVVLATLLSVSDLATLGLAGLAVVLAVVFLIRPLSVFLSTLGGRLSVRERIFVAAIGPRGIVPASVATLFAIELQNADQASILVGTVFLVIFVTVTFQGGLARHVAQALDVIPMHTIVVGGGRIGRELAARFESRGEEVVVVDSDEAAVERVRGEGHRAVLGDATDADTLEQAGAGNAAVVAAATADDDVNLVVAQFARSRYGVATVVVRANEPDNVAAFEDLDVETISASFAVADAMDDAIERPALAHWLADETRSGDVLEVELTAADADELTVQSLSADLPSGCLVVMVSRNGEDRVPDPDTGLRRGDHLTLVCQENEGMREAVERCRR; this is translated from the coding sequence GTGAGCGCGGGAGTACTGATCGGCGCAGTCGTCCTGATCATCGGCCTCGGCGTGGCCGCGCAGGTGATCGCCGATCGGCTCTCGGTCCCGAGCGTCGCGTTCCTGCTGTTCGCCGGGGTGCTCGTCGGGCCAGAGGGCCTGGAACTGGTCTCGCCGGACCTGTTCAGCACGGAGGCGCTCCGGGCCATCGTCGGCCTGAGCGTCGGCATCATCGTCTTCGAGGGGTCCTTCCACCTCTCGGTCGACCGCGTCCGCGAGGCACCCCGGGAGACGCTCGGACTGGTCACCGTGGGCGCGCTCGTGTCGCTGGTCGGCACCGCAGTCGCCGTCCGGGTCGCGCTCGGCGCCGACTGGGACCTCGCCGTCCTCGTCGGGTCGCTGCTGATCGCCACCGGCCCCACGGTCATCACGCCGATCATGAACGTCGTCCCCGTCCGCGAGCGGGTCGCCGCCGCCCTGGAGACGGAGGGCATCGTCAACGACGTCACCGCGGCCGTCCTCGCTGTCGCCACCTTCGAGTTCGTCACCAGCCCGGGAGAGACCCCGGTCGTCGTCCTCCAGGCGTTCGGCGCGCGACTCGCGCTCGGGCTGGCCGTCGGGATCGGCGTCGGGCTGACCCTGGCCGTCCTGCTGCGCCGCGTCGACCTCTCGACGGACAACGCGCCGCGGAACGCCCGCCTGATCGTCCTCGTCGGGGCGCTCGCGGCCTACGCCCTCGCGGAGACCCGCCTGCCCGAGGCCGGCATCGCCGCCGCCGCGGTCGCCGGCGTCACGCTCGGCAACGCCGACGTCCCCCACGAGGACGTGATCGCGGAGTTCAAGGGCGACGTGACCCTGCTGGTCCTCTCGTTCGTGTTCGTCGTGCTGGCGACGCTGCTGTCGGTCTCGGACCTCGCCACCCTGGGCCTGGCCGGCCTGGCCGTGGTCCTGGCCGTCGTCTTCCTCATCCGGCCGCTGAGCGTCTTCCTCTCGACGCTCGGCGGGCGGCTCAGCGTCCGCGAGCGGATCTTCGTCGCCGCGATCGGTCCGCGCGGCATCGTCCCCGCCAGCGTCGCGACGTTGTTCGCCATCGAGCTCCAGAACGCCGATCAGGCGTCGATCCTCGTCGGTACCGTCTTCCTGGTCATCTTCGTCACCGTGACCTTTCAAGGGGGGCTGGCCCGTCATGTCGCACAGGCGCTGGACGTCATACCCATGCACACGATCGTCGTCGGCGGCGGCCGGATCGGGCGAGAACTGGCCGCTCGCTTCGAGTCCCGCGGCGAGGAAGTGGTCGTCGTCGACAGCGACGAGGCCGCGGTCGAGCGGGTCCGCGGGGAGGGACACCGCGCGGTGCTGGGCGACGCGACCGACGCCGACACGCTCGAGCAGGCTGGCGCCGGCAACGCCGCGGTCGTCGCGGCGGCCACGGCCGACGACGACGTGAACCTCGTGGTCGCGCAGTTCGCCCGATCGCGCTACGGCGTGGCCACGGTCGTCGTGCGCGCCAACGAGCCCGACAACGTCGCCGCCTTCGAGGACCTCGACGTCGAGACGATCTCGGCCAGCTTCGCCGTCGCGGACGCGATGGACGACGCCATCGAGCGGCCCGCGCTGGCCCACTGGCTGGCCGACGAGACCCGCAGCGGCGACGTGCTCGAGGTGGAACTCACCGCCGCCGACGCCGACGAGCTGACGGTCCAGTCGCTGTCGGCCGACCTGCCCAGCGGCTGTCTGGTGGTGATGGTCAGCCGGAACGGCGAGGACCGCGTGCCCGACCCCGACACCGGGCTGCGGCGCGGCGACCACCTCACGCTCGTCTGCCAGGAGAACGAGGGGATGCGCGAGGCGGTCGAGCGCTGTCGGCGGTGA
- a CDS encoding UPF0175 family protein, producing MGTISARVPDDLEEELDAYVETENLDRSTAVRKLLTERLAEVRRERALSMLDSGEVTLSRAAEIAETDTWELARLAKEQGISWVDDDGLAADLEEL from the coding sequence ATGGGAACGATCTCGGCGCGAGTACCGGACGACCTCGAGGAGGAACTCGACGCCTACGTCGAGACGGAGAACCTCGACCGGAGTACGGCAGTCCGGAAGCTCCTGACTGAGCGTCTGGCAGAAGTCCGTCGGGAACGTGCGCTGTCCATGCTCGACTCTGGCGAAGTGACCCTCTCCCGGGCGGCTGAGATCGCTGAGACCGACACCTGGGAACTGGCCCGGCTGGCTAAGGAACAGGGGATTTCGTGGGTCGACGACGACGGACTGGCGGCGGACCTCGAGGAACTGTGA
- a CDS encoding DUF7577 domain-containing protein, with the protein MDALGWLIAYVVGFGLLQLLLYRYFQREDPSPDATPRMDRSRAAPVEGGEETAADGVYCDNCGAYNETAATYAYCRECVSPL; encoded by the coding sequence ATGGACGCTCTGGGCTGGCTGATCGCCTATGTCGTCGGCTTCGGCCTGCTACAGCTCCTGCTGTACCGGTACTTCCAGCGGGAGGACCCCTCGCCCGACGCGACTCCTCGGATGGATCGGTCCCGGGCGGCCCCGGTCGAGGGCGGCGAGGAGACGGCGGCCGACGGCGTCTACTGCGACAACTGCGGGGCCTACAACGAGACCGCGGCGACCTACGCCTACTGCCGGGAATGCGTGAGCCCGCTGTAG
- a CDS encoding RAD55 family ATPase produces MRLSSGVPGFDELVEGGLLENRLYAISGPPGSGKTTFSAQFITQGAKQGENCLYVTMHETKAELMQDMSGFDFGFDRAMQSDAIQFLNLVTESGKRTITQFGTEGGLTNRLVAFIEQNDMERVVVDSTMLLQHFLTDASEEITGFLSALKQTDATVILISEMTDPSSYSDEHYLAHGVVFFHNFLDGGSMTRGLQVIKMRGTAIDCDIRRISFSDQGLQVHSGETVDT; encoded by the coding sequence ATGCGACTTTCGAGCGGCGTCCCGGGGTTCGACGAGCTCGTAGAGGGTGGGCTGCTCGAAAACCGGCTCTACGCGATCAGCGGACCCCCGGGGAGCGGCAAGACGACCTTCTCCGCGCAGTTCATCACCCAGGGCGCCAAGCAAGGGGAGAACTGCCTCTACGTGACGATGCACGAGACCAAGGCGGAACTGATGCAGGACATGTCCGGGTTTGACTTCGGCTTCGACCGGGCGATGCAGTCCGACGCGATCCAGTTTCTCAACCTCGTCACCGAGAGCGGCAAGCGGACCATCACCCAGTTCGGGACGGAAGGCGGTCTGACGAACCGGCTCGTGGCCTTCATCGAGCAAAACGACATGGAGCGGGTGGTCGTCGACTCGACGATGCTCCTCCAACACTTCCTCACTGACGCCTCGGAGGAGATCACTGGCTTTCTCTCGGCGCTGAAACAGACCGACGCCACCGTCATCCTGATCTCGGAGATGACCGATCCCTCCTCCTACAGCGACGAGCACTACCTCGCCCACGGCGTCGTCTTCTTCCACAACTTCCTCGACGGCGGCAGCATGACCCGGGGCCTGCAGGTCATCAAGATGCGCGGCACCGCCATCGACTGCGACATCCGTCGCATCAGCTTCTCCGACCAGGGACTGCAGGTTCACAGCGGCGAGACAGTGGACACATGA
- a CDS encoding DUF3368 domain-containing protein — protein sequence MTLVVDATPLIVLAKADHLDVLTGRDGTAVVPTRVYDEVAETGLAAGYPDARRIERTIENGHFAVEDAPDSPLFEELASSPALSEADAAVLALAADRDGTAVMDEQAGRAAADAEGIETRGTAYVVLSSVERGEQTPAEARTMIDDVVDAGWHCTTDLYAKVVRKLEEMDETADEE from the coding sequence GTGACGTTGGTCGTCGACGCGACACCGCTGATCGTCCTAGCGAAAGCGGACCACCTCGACGTGCTGACGGGCCGCGACGGGACCGCCGTCGTCCCGACTCGCGTCTACGACGAGGTCGCCGAGACGGGGCTGGCAGCGGGGTATCCCGACGCCCGTCGGATCGAGCGCACTATCGAGAACGGTCACTTCGCGGTCGAAGACGCCCCGGACTCGCCGCTGTTCGAGGAACTCGCGTCGAGTCCGGCTCTCAGTGAGGCCGACGCGGCGGTCCTCGCGCTGGCCGCCGACCGAGACGGGACTGCTGTCATGGACGAGCAGGCCGGCCGAGCGGCAGCGGACGCCGAGGGGATCGAGACCAGGGGGACCGCGTACGTCGTCCTCTCGAGCGTCGAGCGCGGCGAGCAGACGCCCGCTGAAGCGCGAACGATGATCGACGACGTCGTCGACGCGGGCTGGCACTGCACGACGGACCTGTACGCAAAGGTCGTCCGGAAGCTGGAAGAGATGGACGAAACGGCGGACGAGGAGTGA
- a CDS encoding DUF5789 family protein, with translation MRLLDDATDLYDAHSYPATTADLIEAYGDTELRLPNGTETLASVLGRLDDETFRTSDEARMATYSAVSDSAVGRVGYSDRDPTCPGEDGHTHLSL, from the coding sequence ATGCGACTGCTCGACGACGCGACCGACCTGTACGACGCGCACAGCTATCCGGCGACCACGGCCGACCTGATCGAAGCCTACGGCGACACCGAACTCCGGCTCCCCAACGGGACGGAGACGCTGGCCTCCGTCCTCGGACGGCTCGACGACGAGACGTTCCGGACCTCCGACGAGGCCCGGATGGCGACCTACAGCGCCGTCAGCGACAGCGCCGTCGGCCGCGTCGGCTACTCCGACCGGGACCCCACCTGTCCCGGCGAGGACGGACACACGCACCTCTCACTCTGA
- a CDS encoding type 1 glutamine amidotransferase, translating to MSLRIALLNAAHDGSDNRRNFRRELDADLVEYDVTERELPEAFAFDACVVTGSRASVYWEEPWIADLEAWVRDAVERDVAFLGVCFGHQLLAHALGGTVEPMDDYEIGYRTVEHDGDSPLLAGVDEEFTVFTTHSDRVAELPPGAERFAENDYGVHGFRAGDVFAVQFHPEYDTRTARDVTKSKDDQLPEERIDDVLAGVTEENYRAACEAKRLFENFTEYVRDRSVEPGVGDAPAVDETAAGEGAAADD from the coding sequence ATGAGTCTCAGGATCGCCCTGCTGAACGCGGCCCACGACGGGTCGGACAACCGCCGGAACTTCCGGCGGGAACTGGACGCCGACCTCGTCGAGTACGACGTCACCGAACGCGAACTGCCCGAGGCCTTCGCGTTCGACGCCTGCGTCGTCACCGGGTCGCGCGCCTCCGTCTACTGGGAGGAGCCGTGGATCGCGGACCTCGAGGCGTGGGTCCGCGACGCAGTCGAGCGCGACGTGGCGTTCCTGGGCGTCTGTTTCGGACACCAGCTCCTCGCGCACGCGCTGGGCGGGACCGTCGAGCCGATGGACGACTACGAGATCGGTTACCGAACCGTCGAGCACGACGGCGACTCGCCGCTGCTCGCGGGCGTCGACGAGGAGTTCACCGTCTTCACGACGCACTCGGACCGCGTCGCAGAACTGCCGCCGGGCGCCGAGCGGTTCGCGGAGAACGACTACGGCGTCCACGGGTTCCGTGCGGGCGACGTCTTCGCGGTCCAGTTCCACCCCGAGTACGACACCCGGACGGCCCGCGACGTCACGAAGAGCAAGGACGACCAGCTCCCGGAGGAGCGCATCGACGACGTACTCGCGGGCGTCACCGAGGAGAACTACCGGGCGGCCTGCGAGGCCAAGCGGCTGTTCGAGAACTTCACCGAGTACGTCAGGGACCGTTCTGTCGAACCCGGCGTCGGCGACGCCCCCGCGGTCGACGAGACGGCGGCCGGCGAGGGCGCCGCTGCCGACGACTGA
- a CDS encoding cupin domain-containing protein: protein MERVSLDDVDSRMGPATDRRLLSGALGAENVALNYYELEPGETFGFGYHRHERQEEVFYVQSGTATFETEGGEVTVGPDEAVRFAPGEWQLGRNDGDERVVALAIGAPADMGETEMLRSCPDCGGRTENRVEMTDERDALVTVCEDCGAETGRFT from the coding sequence ATGGAACGCGTCAGCCTCGACGACGTCGACTCGCGCATGGGGCCGGCGACCGACAGGCGTCTGCTCTCCGGGGCGCTCGGCGCCGAGAACGTCGCGCTGAACTACTACGAACTCGAACCCGGCGAGACGTTCGGGTTCGGCTACCACCGCCACGAGCGCCAGGAGGAGGTGTTCTACGTCCAGTCCGGCACCGCCACCTTCGAGACGGAGGGCGGCGAGGTGACCGTCGGTCCGGACGAGGCCGTCCGCTTCGCGCCCGGCGAGTGGCAACTGGGGCGCAACGACGGCGACGAGCGCGTGGTCGCGCTGGCGATCGGGGCCCCCGCCGACATGGGCGAGACGGAGATGCTCCGGTCGTGTCCCGACTGCGGCGGCCGGACCGAGAACCGCGTGGAGATGACCGACGAGCGCGACGCGCTCGTCACGGTCTGCGAGGACTGCGGGGCCGAGACCGGCCGCTTCACCTGA
- a CDS encoding CPBP family intramembrane glutamic endopeptidase: MVRSDFLTEARRWFVNPRERRLRAGWRLVLAVVFLVLASAVGAVGRNGLVTTARAGITGAAVVLAGWWLYYAVQTGAAVGLAWFLDDRTLPDLGLGGDGFYRNLAVGLALGVLMTTVVFLVELAAGLIAVRGVLVARTGLGFPGGVPAWLMVAIMLVYFVAVGVGEEVLIRGYLMTNLAEGLTGFPAVGKRTAIAAAAVATSALFGLIHLGNPNASLLSALNISVVGLFLAAAYVVTEDLGIPIGIHVTWNFSLSSIYGFPVSGITVPATLVDVREIGPDLITGGQFGPEAGLVVYLALATAVAVTWWWVAREDGAVRFREGVAVPDLRRGRDVNHED; encoded by the coding sequence ATGGTCAGATCGGACTTCCTGACGGAGGCGCGCCGGTGGTTCGTCAACCCGCGCGAGCGGCGACTCCGGGCGGGGTGGCGGCTGGTGCTCGCCGTCGTCTTCCTCGTGCTCGCCAGCGCCGTCGGCGCGGTCGGACGGAACGGGCTCGTCACGACCGCCCGGGCCGGAATCACCGGTGCCGCCGTCGTGCTGGCGGGCTGGTGGCTCTACTACGCCGTCCAGACGGGAGCGGCCGTCGGCCTCGCCTGGTTCCTCGACGACCGCACGCTGCCGGACCTCGGCCTGGGCGGCGACGGGTTCTACCGGAACCTCGCCGTCGGGCTGGCGCTGGGCGTGCTCATGACGACAGTCGTCTTCCTGGTCGAACTCGCGGCCGGGCTGATCGCCGTCAGGGGCGTCCTCGTCGCCCGGACTGGCCTGGGCTTCCCGGGCGGCGTCCCCGCCTGGCTGATGGTGGCGATCATGCTCGTCTACTTCGTCGCCGTCGGCGTCGGCGAGGAGGTGCTGATCCGGGGCTACCTCATGACGAACCTCGCCGAAGGGCTGACCGGTTTCCCCGCCGTCGGCAAGCGGACGGCGATCGCCGCGGCCGCCGTCGCCACCTCCGCCCTGTTCGGGCTGATCCACCTCGGGAACCCGAACGCCTCGCTGCTCTCGGCGCTCAACATCTCCGTCGTCGGCCTCTTTCTCGCCGCCGCCTACGTCGTCACGGAGGACCTCGGAATCCCCATCGGCATCCACGTCACTTGGAACTTCTCGCTGTCGTCCATCTACGGGTTCCCTGTCAGCGGCATCACCGTGCCGGCGACGCTCGTGGACGTCCGCGAAATCGGCCCCGACCTGATCACCGGCGGTCAGTTCGGCCCCGAGGCGGGTCTGGTGGTGTACCTCGCGCTCGCCACCGCCGTCGCAGTCACCTGGTGGTGGGTGGCCCGCGAGGACGGTGCCGTCCGGTTCCGCGAGGGCGTCGCCGTTCCCGACCTGCGTCGCGGCCGAGACGTCAACCACGAGGACTGA
- a CDS encoding DUF6757 family protein yields the protein MQCHYCDSEADIGVEKDGVTVGVCKTHFREQLEELEETEWLDGLQDELDIDRTE from the coding sequence ATGCAGTGTCACTACTGCGACAGCGAGGCCGACATCGGCGTCGAGAAGGACGGCGTCACGGTCGGCGTCTGCAAGACCCACTTCCGGGAGCAGCTGGAGGAGCTCGAGGAGACCGAGTGGCTCGACGGGCTCCAGGACGAACTCGACATCGACCGAACCGAGTGA
- a CDS encoding PHP domain-containing protein, giving the protein MVVADLHAHTTNSDGTVTLSGLIDAAREAGLAAVAVTDHDRLHPAVDEPISRRGDVTLVHGIELRVDAGEQRVDLLGYGVRETDALAEECASLQRDRTERARAIVECLEERLGVSVPIEPGPGVGRPHVARAVAEVTEYTVQDVFDEFIGDDGPCYVARDVPSFERGRELLMEACALAGLAHPLRYPDPEAALSLCDSLDAVERSYPYEGTVDPAPVDEAIEAYGLLPTGGSDAHGEELGLAGLDETEWERVRDRLPV; this is encoded by the coding sequence ATGGTCGTCGCGGACCTCCACGCGCACACGACGAACTCGGACGGGACGGTGACGCTCTCCGGACTGATCGACGCCGCGCGCGAGGCCGGCCTCGCGGCCGTGGCGGTGACCGACCACGACCGCCTCCACCCCGCGGTCGACGAACCGATCTCCCGCCGCGGCGACGTGACGCTGGTCCACGGGATCGAACTCCGTGTCGACGCCGGCGAGCAGCGCGTCGACCTGCTGGGCTACGGCGTCCGCGAGACGGACGCGCTGGCCGAGGAGTGCGCCAGCCTCCAGCGGGACCGGACGGAGCGAGCCCGCGCCATCGTCGAGTGCCTGGAGGAGCGACTGGGCGTCTCCGTGCCGATAGAGCCGGGACCCGGCGTCGGTCGCCCGCACGTCGCCCGCGCCGTCGCCGAGGTCACCGAGTACACGGTGCAGGACGTCTTCGACGAGTTCATCGGCGACGACGGGCCCTGCTACGTGGCCCGCGACGTCCCCTCCTTCGAGCGGGGGCGAGAGCTGCTAATGGAGGCCTGTGCCCTCGCGGGTCTCGCGCATCCGCTGCGCTACCCCGACCCCGAGGCGGCCCTGTCGCTGTGTGACTCCCTCGACGCCGTCGAGCGGTCCTATCCCTACGAGGGAACGGTCGACCCGGCACCCGTCGACGAGGCCATCGAGGCATACGGCCTCCTTCCCACGGGCGGCAGCGACGCTCACGGCGAGGAACTCGGGCTGGCCGGCCTCGACGAGACCGAGTGGGAGCGGGTGCGCGACCGCCTTCCCGTATGA
- a CDS encoding acyltransferase, with protein MTKRHVSLPPLAEEGLQAFIEEVDERLSSDEDTCDVVEDVLVDLHGDREAYERWQSGGDVTPAERVRLQGYDPCNTTLESEYYAEKDEDAFERSKHLQWLWRQFDATPMADNIEFALRFRRMLAGHLFEDCGDDCRFFKGITFTYGHNITVGDNVVIHDDVHLDDRGKLTVGDRVSISDDAHVYSHDHDAADQTEVDLYHTVVEDDVRVTYDSMVRAGVRLGENSILAAKSIAQRDVPAHHVAAGQPAKSITVKPGWEPVAESTEDANVDRREERRIEYDLPEDLEPFDEFGRDRSPPDA; from the coding sequence ATGACCAAGCGCCACGTCTCCCTGCCGCCGCTGGCGGAAGAGGGACTGCAGGCGTTCATCGAGGAGGTGGACGAGCGGCTCTCGAGCGACGAGGACACCTGCGACGTCGTCGAAGACGTGCTCGTCGACCTCCACGGGGACCGTGAGGCCTACGAGCGGTGGCAGTCGGGCGGGGACGTCACGCCGGCCGAGCGGGTTCGCCTTCAGGGGTACGACCCCTGTAACACGACCCTGGAGAGCGAGTACTACGCCGAGAAGGACGAGGACGCCTTCGAGCGCTCGAAGCACCTCCAGTGGCTGTGGCGCCAGTTCGACGCCACTCCGATGGCCGACAACATTGAGTTCGCCCTGCGCTTCCGGCGGATGCTCGCCGGCCACCTCTTCGAGGACTGCGGCGACGATTGCCGCTTCTTCAAGGGAATCACCTTCACGTACGGCCACAACATCACCGTCGGCGACAACGTCGTCATCCACGACGACGTCCACCTCGACGACCGCGGGAAGCTGACCGTCGGCGACCGCGTCTCCATCTCCGACGACGCCCACGTGTACAGCCACGACCACGACGCCGCCGACCAGACCGAAGTGGACCTCTATCACACCGTCGTCGAGGACGACGTCCGCGTCACCTACGACTCGATGGTGCGAGCGGGCGTCCGCCTGGGCGAGAACTCCATCCTCGCGGCGAAGTCCATCGCGCAGCGGGACGTCCCAGCCCACCACGTCGCCGCCGGCCAGCCGGCGAAGTCCATCACCGTCAAGCCCGGCTGGGAGCCCGTCGCCGAGTCAACCGAGGACGCCAACGTCGACCGCCGGGAGGAGCGTCGCATCGAGTACGACCTCCCCGAGGACCTCGAGCCGTTCGACGAGTTCGGCCGCGACCGCTCGCCGCCGGACGCCTGA
- a CDS encoding alpha/beta fold hydrolase: protein MPTVDNGGCELYYEREGSGPTVAFVNDVGAGAWLWGWQHGAVAGPCEALTWDLRGTGRSDAPDGPYDVRTLAGDLEAVLADAGVADVHLVGAGLGGMIALAHAHRYNRAESLALIGTAADGSEVTDRLDDLRADPDDRAALSASLRAAFDVDLERHPDVRDRIVDWRSEDDAGLDGWDAQAAAMRGFEAPPLYEVTDPVLVLHGVDDVVVPAEAGERLAGDLPRGEYRAVEGGHWCFVETSDAVSDALAGWLDEQTA, encoded by the coding sequence ATGCCCACGGTCGACAACGGCGGCTGCGAACTGTACTACGAACGGGAGGGGTCGGGTCCGACCGTCGCGTTCGTCAACGACGTCGGCGCGGGCGCCTGGCTGTGGGGCTGGCAGCACGGCGCCGTCGCCGGCCCCTGCGAGGCGCTGACCTGGGACCTCCGCGGCACGGGCCGCTCTGACGCGCCGGACGGGCCCTACGACGTCCGGACGCTCGCCGGCGACCTGGAGGCAGTGCTGGCAGACGCCGGCGTCGCGGACGTCCACCTCGTCGGGGCCGGCCTCGGCGGGATGATCGCGCTGGCCCACGCCCACCGGTACAACCGGGCGGAGTCGTTGGCGCTGATCGGCACCGCCGCCGACGGGAGCGAGGTGACCGACCGGCTGGACGACCTGCGGGCCGACCCGGACGACCGCGCGGCGCTTTCGGCCTCGCTGCGCGCGGCGTTCGACGTCGACCTGGAGAGGCACCCGGACGTCCGCGACCGGATCGTCGACTGGCGGAGCGAGGACGACGCCGGCCTCGACGGCTGGGACGCGCAGGCGGCCGCAATGCGGGGTTTCGAGGCCCCGCCGCTGTACGAGGTGACCGACCCCGTGCTGGTCCTCCACGGCGTCGACGACGTCGTGGTGCCGGCCGAGGCAGGCGAACGGCTGGCCGGGGACCTCCCCCGCGGCGAGTACCGCGCCGTCGAGGGCGGCCACTGGTGTTTCGTCGAGACGTCGGACGCGGTCTCCGACGCGCTGGCGGGGTGGCTCGACGAGCAGACGGCGTGA
- a CDS encoding aldo/keto reductase, whose translation MNYRELGTSGVEVSEVGFGAWVVGTDWWGDRSPEQAVEMVQHALEEGVTFFDTGDVYGHGDSEEIVGDALDEHRDEVTVSTKVGYDFYNNPQAGHGELPKRMDGEWVREAFERSLDRLDFEYVDLLMLHNANVDEVDADVLETLDELREEGKVEAVGWALGPSIGWLAEGEAAVAEEFDALQTVFNVFEQTPGRHFVDEIRETGADTSVLARVPHSSGLLNEQVTPDTELGEGDHRSHRPEEWYETGWEKLESIRFLEDPDHAEGTRTMGQAAIQWLLAHDEVASVTPTFRTTDDVDEWAAASETPPLSDDEYERVQDLHEDNFGVDRYDGMDSLRSSVGGEDLDGTGKKSAGD comes from the coding sequence ATGAACTACCGCGAACTGGGCACTTCGGGCGTCGAGGTCTCCGAGGTCGGGTTCGGCGCGTGGGTCGTCGGCACGGACTGGTGGGGCGACCGCTCCCCCGAGCAGGCCGTCGAGATGGTACAGCACGCGCTCGAGGAGGGCGTGACGTTCTTCGACACTGGCGACGTGTACGGCCACGGCGACAGCGAGGAGATCGTCGGCGACGCGCTGGACGAACACCGCGACGAGGTGACCGTCTCCACGAAGGTCGGCTACGACTTCTACAACAACCCGCAGGCCGGCCACGGCGAACTGCCCAAGCGGATGGACGGCGAGTGGGTCCGCGAGGCCTTCGAGCGCTCGCTGGACCGGCTGGACTTCGAGTACGTCGACCTCCTGATGCTGCACAACGCCAACGTCGACGAGGTCGACGCGGACGTCCTCGAGACGCTGGACGAACTCCGCGAGGAGGGGAAAGTCGAGGCCGTCGGCTGGGCGCTGGGCCCCTCGATCGGCTGGCTCGCCGAGGGCGAGGCCGCCGTCGCAGAGGAGTTCGACGCGCTCCAGACCGTGTTCAACGTCTTCGAGCAGACGCCGGGTCGGCACTTCGTCGACGAGATCCGCGAGACCGGCGCGGACACCTCCGTCCTCGCTCGCGTCCCCCACTCCTCGGGCCTGCTGAACGAGCAGGTCACGCCCGACACGGAACTCGGCGAGGGCGACCACCGCTCGCACCGCCCCGAGGAGTGGTACGAGACGGGCTGGGAGAAGCTGGAGTCGATCCGCTTCCTGGAGGACCCCGACCACGCCGAGGGCACGCGCACGATGGGCCAGGCCGCCATCCAGTGGCTGCTCGCTCACGACGAGGTCGCCAGCGTCACGCCCACCTTCCGCACGACCGACGACGTCGACGAGTGGGCCGCCGCGTCCGAGACGCCCCCGCTCAGCGACGACGAGTACGAGCGCGTCCAGGACCTGCACGAGGACAACTTCGGCGTCGACCGCTACGACGGCATGGACTCGCTGCGCTCCTCCGTCGGCGGCGAGGATCTGGACGGGACGGGGAAGAAGTCGGCAGGGGATTGA